In the genome of Cryptomeria japonica chromosome 8, Sugi_1.0, whole genome shotgun sequence, one region contains:
- the LOC131051913 gene encoding zeatin O-xylosyltransferase yields the protein MAGDGNGARMRVVVVPLPAQGHLNQLLHFSRAIAQRGASVSFVATSTHIHQVRRRVQGWELHNFDIRFEEWPMPHLSDGEIDAQSTHMFPLHLIPLFEAMENQLGSHLEQLLCTIRSQNNNRVVIVHDSVMGWIQTVATKYSIPAYAFRPTGAYFYLWMKRVSDETMGVSPVSISLKRCLPERYIKYSKHQMSLLGSAKGQIINTFNALESQFIHQGREELVFGGKPVWSVGPLLPQAFFNDERRLRLQADTECMRWLDTQAPASVLYVSFGSVSSLSVTQIRELADGLERSGQHFLWVLRISDGADSSTEAQFDSACKFLEQGYERRLEGRGFIARNWAPQLDILLHKSTGGFLTHCGWNSTLESISAGVGMLTWPLHSDQFANSALITRELKAGVEVKEWENAYENEMVSAEEVEKAVKRLMTSEEGMRVRKRAQELRGEARKAVGDGGSSWKDMDSLLHHFCQSFSD from the coding sequence ATGGCTGGAGATGGAAATGGTGCGAGAATGCGAGTAGTGGTGGTGCCACTCCCTGCACAGGGGCACCTCAATCAGCTCCTTCATTTCTCCAGAGCTATCGCCCAACGGGGAGCAAGTGTATCGTTCGTGGCCACCTCCACCCATATTCACCAAGTCCGCCGCCGTGTTCAGGGATGGGAGCTTCACAACTTCGACATTCGTTTCGAGGAATGGCCCATGCCTCATCTCTCAGACGGAGAAATTGATGCTCAGAGTACTCATATGTTTCCACTTCACTTGATTCCTCTGTTTGAAGCCATGGAGAATCAGCTAGGGTCTCATTTGGAGCAGCTACTGTGCACTATCCGCTCCCAGAACAATAATAGAGTGGTTATAGTCCACGACTCGGTTATGGGATGGATTCAGACTGTGGCTACCAAATATTCAATCCCTGCCTATGCGTTCAGGCCCACTGGCGCTTATTTCTACCTGTGGATGAAGCGGGTATCTGATGAGACAATGGGCGTGTCCCCTGTTAGCATATCATTGAAGCGTTGCCTTCCTGAAAGATATATAAAATATTCGAAGCATCAAATGTCACTTTTAGGTTCTGCGAAGGGACAGATCATAAACACATTCAACGCACTGGAATCACAGTTCATTCACCAGGGAAGAGAAGAACTAGTCTTCGGCGGGAAGCCTGTGTGGAGTGTGGGTCCTCTTCTTCCGCAGGCCTTCTTCAATGACGAACGGCGGTTGCGATTACAGGCGGACACAGAGTGCATGAGATGGTTAGATACACAGGCCCCAGCGTCCGTTCTATACGTTTCATTCGGAAGTGTATCTTCTCTTTCGGTCACACAGATCCGAGAACTGGCTGACGGATTGGAACGCAGCGGGCAGCATTTCTTGTGGGTGCTCAGGATTTCCGACGGGGCCGATTCCTCGACAGAAGCTCAGTTCGATTCGGCTTGCAAGTTTTTGGAACAAGGGTACGAGAGGCGTTTAGAGGGACGGGGTTTTATTGCGAGGAATTGGGCACCGCAGCTTGACATCCTGTTACATAAGTCGACTGGTGGGTTTTTAACGCACTGCGGTTGGAATTCGACATTAGAGAGCATCAGCGCCGGAGTGGGTATGCTGACCTGGCCTCTACATTCCGACCAGTTTGCCAATTCGGCTCTGATCACACGGGAGTTGAAAGCGGGCGTGGAAGTTAAAGAATGGGAAAATGCATATGAAAATGAGATGGTGAGTGCAGAAGAGGTTGAGAAAGCAGTGAAACGGTTGATGACAAGTGAGGAGGGAATGCGAGTAAGAAAGAGGGCGCAGGAATTGAGAGGCGAGGCTCGTAAGGCCGTAGGCGATGGAGGGTCTTCGTGGAAGGATATGGATTCTCTTCTGCATCACTTCTGTCAATCCTTTTCAGATTAG